The following are encoded together in the Dyella terrae genome:
- a CDS encoding HD domain-containing protein, with amino-acid sequence MATLERAIAIAAEAHAGQVDKAGQPYILHPLRVMLRMSTSTERIAAVLHDVVEDSSVTLDFLRAEGFPPEVISAVDALTKRQGESRIDAAHRAKQDPIARLVKLADNAENMDLSRIAEPTERDYARVEEYKVVRLVLLGGED; translated from the coding sequence ATGGCGACGCTTGAACGCGCAATAGCAATAGCGGCTGAGGCCCACGCCGGCCAAGTAGACAAAGCTGGGCAACCTTACATCCTGCATCCGCTTCGCGTGATGCTTCGCATGAGCACGTCGACAGAGAGGATAGCCGCGGTACTTCACGATGTTGTCGAGGACTCCAGCGTGACACTGGACTTTCTCAGGGCGGAAGGTTTCCCGCCGGAAGTCATATCCGCTGTCGATGCCCTAACGAAACGACAGGGCGAATCTCGGATCGACGCCGCACACAGGGCAAAGCAAGACCCCATCGCCCGCTTGGTGAAGCTTGCCGACAACGCGGAGAACATGGATCTATCGCGGATAGCCGAACCGACAGAGCGAGACTATGCAAGGGTCGAAGAGTACAAGGTTGTTCGGTTAGTTTTGCTTGGCGGAGAAGACTAG
- a CDS encoding PepSY-associated TM helix domain-containing protein: MTAARSLKRWYSVHKWTSLICTAFLLLVCLTGLPLVFHEEIDGWLEPHHYASLPEGTPNASFDRFAEAAHHLHPNDVIASMFADDDEPAVYVWMVPSFDAMKANPHVMYSIRFDARTAEVLETSQPGTEKPKRFMEIMLALHTDLFVGLPGELFLGVMALLFVIAIVSGIVLYGPFMKKLDFGTVRRGRATRLKWLDLHKLLGIVTMAWALVVGATGVLNELSTPLFGLWQQTDVRQLLASYEGQATPPGDALPSVQAALETAQRAVPGMTITSIAYPGNPFGSPYHYVLWAKGDRTLTSRLFSPVLVNAHTGELSGVVKMPWYLRALEVSRPLHFGDYGGLPLKILWALLDLITIVVLGSGLYLWFARRKTHAERIAHLIAAHQSGEAKGSAP; the protein is encoded by the coding sequence ATGACGGCCGCCCGCTCACTCAAACGCTGGTACAGCGTCCACAAGTGGACCAGCCTGATCTGCACGGCATTTCTGTTGCTCGTCTGCCTGACCGGCCTGCCTCTTGTGTTTCACGAGGAGATCGACGGTTGGCTTGAGCCGCACCACTATGCGTCGCTGCCGGAAGGCACGCCCAACGCCAGCTTCGACCGCTTCGCCGAAGCCGCGCACCATCTTCATCCCAACGACGTCATCGCCTCGATGTTTGCGGATGACGACGAGCCCGCCGTTTACGTGTGGATGGTGCCGTCGTTTGATGCCATGAAGGCGAACCCGCATGTGATGTACTCCATCCGTTTCGATGCGCGTACAGCAGAGGTGCTGGAGACGTCCCAACCGGGGACCGAAAAGCCCAAGAGGTTTATGGAGATCATGCTTGCGCTTCACACCGACCTGTTTGTCGGCCTGCCCGGCGAACTGTTTCTTGGTGTGATGGCTTTGCTGTTTGTCATTGCCATCGTGTCGGGCATCGTGCTGTACGGACCGTTTATGAAGAAGCTCGATTTCGGGACGGTGCGCCGCGGACGCGCCACTCGCCTGAAGTGGCTAGATCTGCATAAACTGCTGGGTATTGTGACTATGGCCTGGGCGTTGGTGGTGGGCGCCACCGGCGTGCTGAACGAGCTGTCGACGCCGCTCTTCGGCCTGTGGCAGCAGACCGACGTCAGGCAACTGCTGGCCTCCTACGAAGGTCAGGCCACCCCACCAGGGGATGCCCTCCCCTCCGTACAGGCTGCGCTGGAAACGGCCCAACGCGCGGTGCCTGGCATGACCATCACAAGCATCGCCTATCCCGGCAACCCGTTTGGAAGTCCATACCACTATGTTTTATGGGCCAAGGGTGATCGCACGCTAACGTCGCGCCTATTCAGTCCTGTCCTTGTCAATGCGCATACGGGCGAATTGAGCGGTGTGGTGAAGATGCCGTGGTACCTGCGCGCGCTTGAAGTGTCGCGGCCCCTGCACTTCGGCGACTATGGCGGCCTGCCCCTCAAGATTCTTTGGGCGCTGCTGGATCTCATCACCATTGTCGTGCTTGGGAGCGGATTGTATTTGTGGTTCGCTCGTCGGAAGACGCATGCCGAACGCATCGCCCACTTGATCGCCGCGCACCAGTCCGGCGAAGCGAAAGGATCCGCCCCATGA
- a CDS encoding AraC family transcriptional regulator: MDNLWRQRFAADYQRQKWPVMAWANTYQGGERQIWHSHEQGQLVAPTQGVVRVLTSVGAWAVTPLHALWIAPGVDHELHMVGSVTLSTLRVEPDAAPWLWRECSLIVVTPLLRELLLSMARDPFEYDAHNDAALMAPLALRCLETAQPVEHGRLPLPRDKRLLQVCELLIQSPGSENTLEQISAQVGASTRTMTRLFKQETGLTFGQWRQQAMLSEAVCQLSLGSTVSRVARHLGYTNANAFSAMFRRVLGVPPLRYMRGAT; encoded by the coding sequence ATGGACAACCTCTGGCGGCAACGCTTCGCGGCGGACTACCAACGGCAGAAGTGGCCGGTGATGGCCTGGGCCAACACCTATCAAGGTGGCGAGCGCCAGATCTGGCACAGCCACGAGCAGGGACAGTTGGTTGCCCCGACCCAAGGGGTGGTGCGCGTGCTGACGTCGGTGGGGGCGTGGGCAGTCACTCCCTTGCACGCGTTGTGGATTGCGCCAGGCGTCGACCATGAATTGCATATGGTCGGCTCAGTCACGCTGAGCACCTTGCGTGTGGAGCCCGATGCCGCGCCCTGGTTATGGCGCGAGTGCAGCCTGATCGTGGTCACTCCGTTATTGCGCGAGCTACTACTGAGCATGGCGCGCGACCCCTTTGAATACGATGCGCACAACGATGCCGCCTTGATGGCCCCCTTGGCATTGCGTTGTCTCGAAACGGCACAACCCGTCGAGCATGGGCGGCTTCCTTTGCCACGCGACAAACGCTTGCTACAGGTATGCGAACTGCTGATTCAAAGCCCCGGCAGCGAAAACACGCTGGAGCAAATCAGCGCCCAAGTGGGTGCGAGTACGCGAACAATGACGCGGCTGTTCAAGCAGGAGACCGGATTGACCTTTGGTCAATGGCGGCAACAGGCGATGCTGTCGGAGGCTGTCTGTCAGCTATCGCTCGGTTCAACGGTTTCCAGGGTCGCCCGCCACCTTGGCTACACTAATGCCAACGCGTTCAGCGCCATGTTCCGTCGCGTACTGGGCGTGCCGCCGCTTCGCTACATGCGGGGAGCGACATAG
- a CDS encoding TonB-dependent siderophore receptor, with product MPSCLTTGRTFTTSALTLALLACWTTSASAQQADPQQLATIHVTGKTDKEKADKPVTGYVATRSSAGSKTDTALIDNPQSITVITREQMDAQGVQTLDQALRYVPAASSQDNDLRFDQLSIRGFDADSYLDGTKLNRTTWFANPRIDPYFLERIDVLRGPASVLYGQASPGGVVDMVSKRPTDDPFHSVLLSIGNYDRRQLGVDFGGPLDASGQWLYRITGLARNANTQTDHIGDERLGIAPALTWRPSEATSLTLLSNFQRDPQGGLFNPLPAYGTVLYNPNGKINPDHYLGDPQRDHFTRTQYSIGYLFEHRFNDSVQVRQNLRYLHDDIDYYQTSLSSLLNADNRTGYYWGNINKEHMGQFTLDNQVQVDFSTGNLQHTLLAGVDYQYLYNHIHRGGAYFGANAIDIYDPDFSEIASVPVSLNQSTRLTQLGGYFQDQVRLDRWLLTLGGRFDWARTLDTQQSATTGAVSSSTDQRDHAFTWRTALNYKFDSGIAPYLSYSTSFQPQTGNSWTGSSFAPTLGKQYELGVKYQPTGMRAYITAAVYDLRETNVLTADPLHVNYQVQTGEVRSRGIELEGHAEITKNFSVLASYSHLYQTVLRSNDGDQGKHPTSQPTQMASAWGDYTIDGGTWDKLGFGMGVRYVGKSYGSADNTLTVPQHTLVDASAHYAVGQWMLGLNANNLFNKTYVSYCSSYMFCYYGAKLTVMATARYQW from the coding sequence ATGCCGTCTTGCTTGACGACCGGCCGCACGTTCACGACATCCGCCCTCACCCTTGCCCTGCTGGCTTGCTGGACCACTTCTGCATCGGCCCAGCAGGCCGACCCACAACAGTTGGCCACCATCCATGTCACCGGCAAGACTGACAAGGAAAAGGCCGATAAGCCGGTGACCGGCTACGTCGCCACGCGAAGCAGCGCAGGCAGCAAGACGGATACCGCACTGATCGACAACCCACAGTCGATCACGGTGATCACGCGCGAACAAATGGATGCACAAGGTGTGCAGACGCTGGACCAAGCCCTCCGCTACGTGCCGGCTGCATCCAGCCAGGACAACGACCTGCGCTTTGATCAGCTCAGCATCCGGGGCTTCGACGCGGACTCATATCTCGATGGCACGAAGTTGAACCGCACTACCTGGTTTGCCAATCCGCGCATCGATCCTTATTTCCTTGAGCGTATCGACGTGCTGCGCGGACCCGCGTCCGTGCTCTACGGACAGGCCAGCCCGGGCGGCGTCGTCGATATGGTGAGCAAGCGGCCCACCGACGACCCCTTCCATTCGGTGCTGCTCAGCATCGGCAACTACGACCGCCGGCAGTTGGGCGTGGACTTTGGCGGCCCCCTGGATGCGAGTGGCCAGTGGCTCTATCGCATCACCGGCTTGGCCCGCAATGCCAATACGCAGACCGATCACATCGGCGACGAACGGCTCGGCATCGCTCCGGCACTCACCTGGCGGCCCAGTGAAGCCACCAGCCTGACGTTGCTCAGCAACTTTCAACGTGATCCGCAGGGCGGGCTTTTCAATCCCCTACCGGCGTACGGCACGGTGCTCTACAACCCCAATGGCAAGATCAACCCCGATCACTATCTGGGCGATCCCCAGCGCGACCACTTCACGCGCACTCAGTACTCCATCGGCTATCTGTTCGAACATCGCTTCAACGACTCCGTGCAGGTACGTCAAAACCTTCGTTACCTGCACGACGATATCGACTACTACCAGACGTCGTTGTCCAGCTTGTTGAACGCCGATAATCGCACTGGCTACTACTGGGGCAACATCAACAAGGAGCACATGGGCCAGTTCACGCTGGACAACCAAGTGCAGGTCGATTTTAGTACCGGCAATCTGCAACATACGTTGCTGGCCGGCGTCGACTATCAATACCTCTACAACCATATTCATCGAGGCGGTGCGTACTTCGGCGCGAACGCGATCGACATCTACGATCCAGACTTCAGCGAGATCGCTAGCGTGCCCGTTTCGCTAAACCAGTCCACCCGCCTTACTCAACTGGGCGGCTACTTTCAGGACCAGGTACGCCTTGATCGCTGGTTGCTCACGCTGGGTGGCCGATTCGACTGGGCCCGTACCCTGGACACGCAGCAAAGCGCGACCACCGGTGCGGTGTCCTCATCCACCGATCAGCGCGACCATGCGTTCACGTGGCGAACGGCCCTGAACTACAAGTTCGACAGTGGCATCGCGCCCTACCTCAGCTACTCGACGTCGTTCCAGCCGCAGACCGGTAACAGTTGGACAGGCAGCTCATTCGCTCCCACGCTGGGTAAGCAGTACGAGCTCGGCGTGAAATACCAGCCGACCGGCATGCGTGCGTATATCACCGCTGCGGTGTACGACTTGCGGGAAACCAATGTCCTCACTGCCGATCCGCTGCACGTCAACTACCAGGTGCAGACGGGCGAAGTGCGTTCGCGCGGCATCGAGCTTGAAGGACACGCGGAGATCACAAAAAACTTCAGCGTGCTGGCGTCGTACTCGCACCTTTACCAGACCGTGCTTCGCTCCAACGATGGCGACCAGGGCAAACACCCGACCTCGCAGCCAACGCAAATGGCTTCTGCATGGGGCGACTACACCATTGACGGTGGCACATGGGACAAGCTCGGATTCGGCATGGGCGTGCGCTACGTCGGGAAGAGCTACGGAAGCGCGGACAACACGCTGACTGTGCCGCAACATACCCTTGTCGATGCTTCTGCGCACTATGCCGTTGGCCAATGGATGCTTGGCTTGAACGCCAACAATCTGTTCAACAAGACTTACGTCTCTTATTGCTCCAGCTACATGTTCTGTTACTACGGAGCCAAGCTCACAGTGATGGCAACAGCGCGCTATCAGTGGTGA
- the mug gene encoding G/U mismatch-specific DNA glycosylase: MQRRSGAPREDADSRVSTRGVCTSPATKQALPDIISTNLDVLFCGINPGLMAAMTGHHFVGRSNRFWQVLHQAGFTPEELSPQDDHGLLKYGYGITSVIQRPTANASELSPREFTLAARGFEQKIAHYQPRFVAFLGKAAYAGMGRLRSVDWGLQRDRMHGAAVWVLPNPSGRNRSFSLDRLAAAYRELYLEVLATRDGSGAPHRPTPKARR, translated from the coding sequence ATGCAACGCCGATCAGGTGCGCCGCGTGAGGATGCCGACAGCCGTGTTTCAACCCGTGGCGTTTGCACGAGCCCTGCCACGAAACAAGCATTGCCAGACATCATCAGCACGAACCTCGATGTGTTGTTCTGCGGCATCAACCCAGGGCTGATGGCGGCAATGACAGGACATCATTTCGTGGGAAGGAGCAATCGCTTCTGGCAGGTTCTGCATCAAGCAGGCTTCACTCCAGAAGAGTTATCGCCTCAGGATGATCATGGCTTACTCAAGTACGGATACGGCATAACCTCGGTCATACAACGGCCCACGGCGAACGCATCTGAGCTCTCCCCAAGGGAATTCACCTTGGCCGCGCGTGGCTTCGAGCAGAAAATTGCACACTATCAGCCGCGCTTTGTTGCCTTCCTGGGCAAAGCTGCGTATGCGGGGATGGGACGATTGCGCAGCGTCGATTGGGGGCTTCAACGGGATCGCATGCACGGCGCCGCGGTTTGGGTATTGCCCAATCCCAGCGGAAGAAACCGGTCATTCTCGCTAGACCGTCTGGCGGCGGCGTACCGCGAACTCTATCTGGAAGTGCTCGCTACGCGCGACGGGAGCGGGGCACCGCATCGACCAACGCCTAAGGCGCGGAGGTAG
- a CDS encoding MFS transporter encodes MSDLASTSESPSPPATVSRGKILMMAIIAGAVITNIYCTQPILPLIATGLGVDLTAVDLVAGAALLGFSTGLGLLLPLGDRFDRRKLVLGQIALAFVLAGAAAVAPGIWALIAASFGLGIVSCVPQQLVPFAATMSEPSERGRSVGTVVSGIMVGILTGRTVAGLVGATWGWRAVYGMEAAFMIPVWIAAALMLPRGVPSTSLSYGRLLASLWPLVRDHRPIRESMMVQALLWACFNAFWVNLAALLANGPWHLGSAWAGGFGIIGAAGALAASLGGRASDRRGPRSVVGASIGIVTLAYVLLAGANSSLVLLVMGVVVLDIGVQAGLVSNQTRAFAVDPKAQGRINSLYMTATFFGGAVGTMASGWLMTRFGWSGVVAFGIALGVIAFGFHRLSAPRSVSGAHDATAVKAVQTSTSAS; translated from the coding sequence ATGAGCGACCTAGCGAGCACATCTGAAAGCCCGTCCCCGCCAGCGACCGTGTCACGCGGGAAGATCTTGATGATGGCGATCATCGCCGGCGCGGTGATCACCAATATTTATTGCACCCAGCCCATTCTGCCGCTGATCGCGACAGGTCTGGGTGTGGACCTGACAGCCGTCGACCTGGTCGCGGGCGCGGCACTACTCGGATTCTCGACGGGCCTGGGTTTGCTGCTACCGCTTGGCGATCGATTTGACCGACGCAAGCTCGTGCTGGGGCAGATCGCACTGGCGTTTGTTCTGGCGGGTGCGGCGGCCGTGGCGCCCGGCATCTGGGCGTTGATTGCGGCATCGTTCGGTCTTGGCATCGTCAGTTGTGTACCGCAGCAACTCGTGCCCTTCGCCGCGACCATGTCAGAGCCTAGCGAGCGCGGTCGTTCGGTGGGGACTGTCGTCAGCGGCATCATGGTGGGCATCCTCACCGGGCGAACGGTAGCGGGTCTGGTCGGCGCCACGTGGGGCTGGCGTGCGGTGTACGGGATGGAAGCGGCCTTCATGATTCCCGTGTGGATCGCGGCTGCCTTGATGTTGCCGCGCGGGGTGCCGTCCACCAGCCTCTCTTACGGACGCTTGTTGGCGTCGTTGTGGCCGCTGGTGCGGGATCATCGCCCGATTCGTGAATCCATGATGGTGCAGGCATTGCTGTGGGCCTGCTTCAACGCCTTCTGGGTGAACCTCGCCGCGCTGCTCGCGAATGGCCCGTGGCATTTGGGTAGTGCATGGGCAGGTGGGTTCGGCATCATCGGCGCCGCCGGCGCACTTGCCGCCTCGCTTGGCGGGCGTGCTTCAGATCGACGCGGGCCGCGTAGCGTAGTGGGCGCAAGCATCGGCATCGTTACGCTGGCCTACGTGCTACTTGCGGGTGCGAACAGCTCGCTCGTGCTTCTTGTGATGGGTGTCGTTGTGCTGGACATCGGCGTACAGGCCGGACTGGTATCCAATCAGACTCGCGCGTTTGCCGTCGATCCGAAAGCGCAGGGTCGCATCAACAGCCTTTATATGACGGCCACGTTCTTCGGTGGCGCGGTAGGCACCATGGCAAGCGGCTGGCTGATGACGCGATTCGGCTGGAGTGGCGTGGTTGCTTTTGGCATTGCGCTCGGGGTCATCGCCTTCGGCTTCCACCGTCTCTCCGCACCACGCAGCGTGAGCGGCGCGCACGACGCGACGGCAGTGAAAGCAGTGCAGACATCGACAAGTGCTTCTTGA
- a CDS encoding LysR family transcriptional regulator, which yields MNLLESMSILVTVVDSGSLSAAARRLDLPLATVSRKVGQLESHLKIRLLHRTTRQLSLTEAGASYVAACRRILEEIGEAERAATGEYASPKGELVVTAPIVFGRLHLVPVVADFLSHYPQIDIRLILTDRVMHLMEENIDVAVRIGDMPDSTLMATGVGSVRRVICGSPAYLAAHGVPTRPHDLAGHQCISFEVLESKRAWTFHSDKAELSVPVHSRLAVNTAEAAIAAAILGVGLIRVLSYQVADAVRDNALSVVLDSFESAPQPIHLVHRGQVPLPLKLRAFFDFVTPRLRARTLHQQVELPATS from the coding sequence GTGAACCTTCTTGAGTCCATGTCCATCCTTGTCACCGTGGTCGACTCAGGCAGCCTGTCGGCCGCCGCGCGGCGCCTGGACCTGCCGCTGGCAACGGTCAGCCGAAAGGTGGGCCAACTGGAATCGCATCTGAAAATTCGCCTGCTCCACCGCACAACACGTCAACTCTCGTTGACTGAAGCGGGAGCGTCCTACGTGGCTGCTTGTCGGCGCATCCTCGAGGAGATCGGCGAGGCCGAGCGCGCGGCGACGGGAGAGTACGCGTCGCCAAAGGGCGAGCTGGTGGTCACGGCTCCCATTGTTTTCGGGCGCCTGCACCTTGTGCCTGTTGTGGCCGACTTTCTCTCGCACTATCCGCAGATCGACATCCGCCTGATCTTGACGGATCGTGTCATGCATCTGATGGAGGAGAACATCGACGTCGCGGTGCGCATCGGCGACATGCCCGATAGCACGCTGATGGCAACCGGTGTCGGCTCGGTTCGCCGGGTGATCTGTGGGAGCCCTGCCTATTTGGCGGCCCATGGCGTACCGACTCGTCCGCACGACCTCGCCGGACACCAGTGCATCAGTTTCGAGGTGCTCGAATCCAAACGCGCGTGGACATTCCATTCGGACAAGGCGGAGTTGTCGGTGCCGGTGCATTCACGACTTGCCGTGAACACGGCAGAGGCCGCCATCGCCGCCGCGATCCTTGGTGTCGGCTTGATACGCGTGCTGTCCTACCAGGTAGCCGACGCCGTACGTGACAACGCGCTTTCTGTGGTGCTCGACTCCTTCGAGTCGGCGCCCCAACCGATCCATCTGGTACACCGAGGGCAAGTGCCGCTGCCACTAAAGCTGCGCGCTTTTTTCGACTTCGTAACCCCACGCCTGCGCGCACGCACCTTGCACCAACAAGTGGAACTTCCCGCTACCTCATAA
- a CDS encoding autotransporter outer membrane beta-barrel domain-containing protein, which yields MEAGFNRINGNDRNGGNGSVDSVHGGLYAFGSVGPVVLSGTLDAARDSYRVNRQTGLGHGVASPDGDITSAAVQAAWPLAAAQWQITPAVGALYQHQTLDAFSETVTSTSPLASAFGVNGAHTTYNTMQPYAKVSFATAFVAQGVSYVPQFDVGYRYDTRNGNTPVVRETTQDGTVFAVPGDSLGRGAATVGARISAKAGASWSLYLDYQGQFASHLSDNALSVGFTKAF from the coding sequence GTGGAAGCAGGCTTTAATCGCATCAACGGCAATGACCGCAACGGCGGCAACGGCTCCGTCGACAGCGTGCACGGTGGCTTGTACGCGTTCGGCAGCGTCGGGCCGGTGGTGTTGTCGGGCACGCTCGACGCAGCGCGTGACAGCTACCGCGTGAATCGCCAGACCGGCTTGGGCCACGGCGTGGCCTCGCCCGATGGCGACATCACCTCGGCTGCGGTGCAGGCTGCATGGCCGCTGGCGGCGGCACAGTGGCAGATCACGCCGGCCGTGGGCGCGCTGTATCAGCACCAGACACTGGACGCGTTTAGCGAAACCGTGACGAGCACCAGTCCGCTGGCCTCCGCGTTTGGGGTGAATGGTGCGCACACCACCTACAACACCATGCAGCCCTACGCAAAGGTGTCGTTCGCCACGGCGTTCGTGGCGCAAGGCGTCAGCTACGTACCGCAGTTCGACGTGGGCTATCGCTACGACACGCGCAACGGCAACACCCCGGTGGTGCGGGAAACCACGCAGGATGGCACCGTGTTCGCGGTGCCGGGTGATTCCCTGGGCCGTGGTGCAGCAACCGTGGGCGCACGCATCAGCGCCAAGGCTGGCGCATCGTGGAGCCTGTATCTGGATTACCAGGGCCAGTTCGCCAGCCACCTCAGCGACAACGCGTTGAGCGTGGGCTTTACCAAGGCGTTCTAA